The Streptomyces sp. NBC_00224 genome contains the following window.
GCACTGCCGACGGCCATGGCGTCCGCCGCGCCGGTGACGGCGGCCCTGGCTCCGGGGCTGACGTTGGCGAAGTCGGCGTCGCCGACCACGGTCTCGGCCGTGGGTGAAACGGTGACGTACTCCTACGTGGTGACCAACACCGGCGACGAGCCCTTGACCAATGTGACGGTCACGGACACGCTGACGGCCCCCGCAGGCCCGCCAGTTTCCGTCACCTGCCCACAATCCACGCTGGCCGCAGGCGAGTCCATCACCTGCACATCCTCCCCCTACACGGTCACGCAGGCGGACGTGGACGCAGGCCAAATCAGCAACACCGCGGTCGCGGAAGGCACACCTCCCTCCGGCACGCCGGTCCAATCGCCGCCGTCCACGGTGACGGTGCCAGTAACGGCGACTGCGGGAATCACGGTGGCGAAGTCGGCGACGCCGACCACGGTCTCGGCCGCCGGTGAAACGGTGACGTACTCCTACGTGGTGACCAACACCGGCAACGCGTCCCTGACCAATGTGACGGTCACGGACACGCTGACGGCCCCCGCAGGCCCGCCAGTTTCCGTCACCTGCCCACAATCCACGCTGGCCGCAGGCGAGTCCATCACCTGCGCATCCTCCCCCTACACGGTCACGCAAGCAGACGTGGACGCGGGACAGATCAGCAACACCGCGGTCGCGATGGGCACACCCCCGTCGGGCACGCCGGTCACCTCACCGCCGTCCACCGCGACAGTGACGGTAACGGTGGTGACCCCGTCTCCGACCGTCACCGCCGTCAGCCCGACCTCCGGGCCCACCGCGGGCGGCACCATCGTCACCATCACCGGCACCGACCTGACCGGCGCCACCTCCGTCACCTTCGGACCCGGCAACCCGGCCACCGCCGTGTCCTGCTCGGCGACCTCCTGCACCGCCACCTCGCCCGCGCACGCCGCCGGCACCGTCGACGTGCAGGTCACCACCCCCGCCGGCACCAGCGCGACCAGCGGCGCCGACCAGTTCACCTACCTCACCCCCAACGCCGACCTCGCGTCCGCCGTCACCGACTCGGCCGACCCGGTCTCCTTGGGCGACCCCCTCACCTACACCCAGACCGTCACCAACAACGGCCCGGCCACCGCAACGTCGACCACCTCCGCACTGACCCTGTCCGGCTCCTCCGCCACGATCGTGTCCGCGACTAGTTCCCAGGGCTCGTGCACTATCAGCGCGCCGACGGTCAACTGCACCCTCGGTACCCTGGCAGGCGCCGCATCGGCGACGGTCACTGTGGTGGTCGAACCGCAGGCGACCGGTACCGTCACCGCCACCGGCGCCACCACCTCGGCCGTGGCCGACTCCACCCCGGGCAACAACTCCGACGTCGAGACCACCACGGTCAACAACGGCCACGGCTGCACGATCACCGGGACCAGCGGCAACGACACACTCAACGGCACCAATGGGGCCGACGTGATCTGTGGCCTCGGTGGCGACGACATCATCAAGGCCGACAACGGCGACGACATCGTCTACGCCGGGCCCGGCAACGACACCGTCTACGGCGGCAACGGCGCCGACACCCTGTACGGCGAAGCCGGCAACGACAACCTCGACGGACAGAACGGCAACGACACCCTCGTCGACACCTCCGGCACCGACACCCTGATCGGCAACCTCGGCAACGACAGCATCAACGTCCAGGACGGCACCGGCGGCGACACCGCCAACGGCGGCTCGGGCACCGACACCTGCACCGCCGACCCCACGGACACCACCACCAGCTGCTGACCAACGAC
Protein-coding sequences here:
- a CDS encoding IPT/TIG domain-containing protein, translating into MSSILPSGLPLHRLGRRLNALLSVLALPNGRTRLNRRGAQLHTGQLNALHRSQTTGRNFAALVMALLLAAASALALPTAMASAAPVTAALAPGLTLAKSASPTTVSAVGETVTYSYVVTNTGDEPLTNVTVTDTLTAPAGPPVSVTCPQSTLAAGESITCTSSPYTVTQADVDAGQISNTAVAEGTPPSGTPVQSPPSTVTVPVTATAGITVAKSATPTTVSAAGETVTYSYVVTNTGNASLTNVTVTDTLTAPAGPPVSVTCPQSTLAAGESITCASSPYTVTQADVDAGQISNTAVAMGTPPSGTPVTSPPSTATVTVTVVTPSPTVTAVSPTSGPTAGGTIVTITGTDLTGATSVTFGPGNPATAVSCSATSCTATSPAHAAGTVDVQVTTPAGTSATSGADQFTYLTPNADLASAVTDSADPVSLGDPLTYTQTVTNNGPATATSTTSALTLSGSSATIVSATSSQGSCTISAPTVNCTLGTLAGAASATVTVVVEPQATGTVTATGATTSAVADSTPGNNSDVETTTVNNGHGCTITGTSGNDTLNGTNGADVICGLGGDDIIKADNGDDIVYAGPGNDTVYGGNGADTLYGEAGNDNLDGQNGNDTLVDTSGTDTLIGNLGNDSINVQDGTGGDTANGGSGTDTCTADPTDTTTSC